A single region of the Acidobacteriota bacterium genome encodes:
- the trpS gene encoding tryptophan--tRNA ligase, protein MNDTRRRVFSGIQPSGALHLGNYLGAVKHWAARQDDRENFICVVDLHAITVRQDPETLRAGTRELTAMLFACGIDPERTTLFVQSHVRAHAEAAWILGCATPIGWLERMTQFKAKSERRGGRERIGVGLFTYPVLQAADILLYDADEVPVGEDQKQHVELARDIAGRFNHLYGETFVLPEAVIPTAGARVMALDDPTVKMSKSETAGRGHAVRLTDTDDEIRRSLKRAVTDSGREIEFSDDPARAGVNNLLLIYQAVTDRSEDQVLVDFAAARGYGDLKMGVAEAVIEVVAPIRRRYEELMAAPEELDRLLAIGAERARKVAEPKAAEIRRLVGFA, encoded by the coding sequence ATGAACGACACCCGTCGCCGGGTGTTCTCCGGCATCCAGCCCTCCGGGGCGCTGCACCTTGGGAACTACCTGGGCGCCGTCAAGCACTGGGCCGCACGCCAGGACGACCGGGAGAACTTCATCTGCGTCGTCGACCTGCATGCGATCACCGTGCGCCAGGACCCGGAGACCCTGCGCGCCGGCACCCGCGAGTTGACGGCGATGCTGTTCGCCTGCGGCATCGACCCGGAACGCACGACCCTGTTCGTTCAGAGCCACGTGCGTGCCCACGCGGAGGCCGCCTGGATCCTGGGATGCGCCACGCCGATCGGCTGGCTCGAGCGGATGACGCAGTTCAAGGCGAAGTCGGAACGCCGGGGCGGCCGTGAACGGATCGGCGTCGGGCTGTTCACCTACCCGGTGCTCCAGGCGGCCGACATCCTGCTCTACGACGCGGACGAGGTGCCGGTGGGAGAGGATCAGAAGCAGCACGTGGAGTTGGCCCGGGACATCGCGGGCCGCTTCAACCATCTCTACGGCGAGACGTTCGTTTTGCCCGAGGCGGTGATTCCGACCGCCGGAGCCCGCGTCATGGCCCTGGACGATCCGACGGTGAAGATGTCGAAGAGCGAGACCGCCGGGCGAGGGCATGCGGTCCGCCTCACCGATACGGACGACGAGATCAGGCGTTCGCTGAAGCGTGCGGTCACCGACTCGGGGCGCGAGATCGAGTTTAGCGACGACCCGGCCAGGGCGGGCGTCAACAACCTGCTCCTGATCTACCAGGCGGTCACGGATCGCAGCGAGGACCAGGTCCTGGTCGATTTCGCGGCGGCCCGCGGCTACGGCGACCTGAAGATGGGGGTTGCGGAAGCGGTGATCGAGGTGGTGGCGCCGATCCGGCGGCGCTACGAGGAGTTGATGGCCGCGCCGGAAGAGCTCGACCGGCTGCTCGCCATCGGCGCGGAGCGCGCGCGAAAGGTCGCGGAGCCGAAGGCGGCGGAGATTCGCCGGCTGGTTGGCTTCGCCTGA
- a CDS encoding DUF4126 domain-containing protein produces the protein MEILLSVGLGVGLAAACGFRVFLPFLVMGVAARAGALDLSQDFEWMTGTPALLAFGTAALLEIGAYYIPWLDNLLDVAAMPAAVTAGIAVAAANIETASPLLDWALAAVAGGGAAAGVQTGTTLLRGASTMMTAGIGNPVVSTGEAGAAAGLSLLAVTMPVLALAAVLLLVAVVSARLLRRRVLRARQADS, from the coding sequence ATGGAGATTCTGCTCAGCGTCGGTCTCGGAGTTGGCCTCGCGGCGGCGTGCGGTTTCCGGGTGTTTCTGCCCTTCCTGGTCATGGGTGTGGCGGCCAGGGCCGGCGCACTCGACCTGTCCCAGGATTTTGAGTGGATGACGGGAACGCCAGCCCTGCTGGCCTTTGGTACGGCGGCGCTACTCGAGATCGGCGCCTATTACATCCCGTGGCTCGACAACCTGCTCGACGTAGCCGCGATGCCGGCGGCCGTCACTGCCGGCATCGCCGTGGCGGCCGCGAACATCGAGACCGCATCGCCCCTGCTCGACTGGGCGCTGGCCGCGGTGGCGGGCGGCGGCGCGGCAGCGGGGGTCCAGACCGGGACGACGCTGCTGCGGGGAGCCTCGACCATGATGACGGCCGGGATCGGCAATCCCGTGGTTTCGACCGGCGAGGCCGGAGCGGCCGCGGGTCTGTCGTTGCTGGCGGTCACGATGCCCGTGCTCGCTCTGGCCGCCGTGTTGCTGCTGGTGGCCGTCGTCAGCGCCCGGCTCCTGCGGCGGCGCGTGCTCAGGGCGCGACAAGCCGACTCCTGA
- a CDS encoding pyridoxal phosphate-dependent aminotransferase: MIEEVLPTVTGVDPGPETPGFRRVPRTGVIYVMHRAAAAGHGSDGRTWYNLGQGSPEVDDLPGAPPRRNELHIDPRRQTYAPVDGIDELRDRVAELYNFLYRRNKRSQYSRENVSIAPGGRPAMTRIAAAMGEMNLGHFIPDYTAYEELLTAFKGFIPIPILLDAAHGYRASRRLLEKEIVGRGLSALWCSNPCNPTGQLVEGDLLAEWVGVARDNACTFILDEFYSHYIYTPAPPQNSEQVADTARMVSAAAHVDDVNRDPVILVDGLTKNWRYPGWRVSWIVGPVSVIDRVTSAGSFLDGGGNHPFQEAAVPLLEPELVLQETQAIQTEFAGKRRFLVDRLRGLGIEVEHEPSGAFYVWGNLAGLPAPLNDGIEFFKALLQVQVITVPGVFFDVNPGQRRRNARYHSYCRLSFGPSMETLERGMERIEKLIRAHS, encoded by the coding sequence ATGATAGAGGAAGTTCTGCCCACCGTGACCGGGGTCGATCCCGGACCCGAAACGCCCGGTTTCCGCCGTGTGCCGAGGACCGGCGTGATCTACGTGATGCACCGCGCCGCGGCCGCCGGCCACGGCAGCGACGGGCGGACCTGGTACAACCTGGGCCAGGGTTCACCCGAGGTCGACGATCTGCCTGGCGCGCCCCCCCGCCGCAACGAACTCCACATCGACCCGCGGCGCCAGACCTACGCGCCCGTCGACGGCATCGACGAACTGCGGGACCGGGTCGCCGAGCTCTACAACTTCCTCTACCGTCGCAACAAACGCTCCCAGTACTCGCGCGAGAACGTGAGCATCGCGCCCGGAGGCCGCCCGGCGATGACCCGCATCGCCGCCGCGATGGGCGAGATGAACCTCGGGCACTTCATCCCCGACTACACCGCCTACGAGGAGCTCCTGACCGCCTTCAAGGGCTTCATTCCGATCCCCATCCTGCTCGACGCGGCCCACGGCTACCGCGCCTCGCGGCGGCTGCTCGAGAAGGAGATCGTCGGCCGCGGCCTCTCCGCGCTCTGGTGCAGCAATCCCTGCAATCCGACGGGTCAACTGGTCGAGGGCGATCTCCTGGCCGAGTGGGTCGGCGTCGCCCGCGACAACGCCTGCACCTTCATCCTCGACGAGTTCTACTCGCACTACATCTACACGCCGGCGCCCCCCCAAAACTCCGAGCAGGTCGCCGACACCGCCCGAATGGTCTCGGCGGCCGCGCACGTCGACGACGTGAACCGGGATCCCGTGATCCTGGTCGACGGACTGACGAAGAACTGGCGCTATCCGGGCTGGCGTGTGTCCTGGATCGTCGGGCCGGTGAGCGTGATCGACCGCGTGACCAGCGCGGGCTCCTTCCTGGACGGAGGCGGCAACCACCCCTTCCAGGAGGCCGCCGTGCCGCTGCTCGAACCCGAGCTCGTGCTGCAGGAGACGCAGGCGATCCAGACCGAATTCGCCGGCAAGCGCAGGTTCCTCGTCGACCGGCTGCGCGGCCTGGGCATCGAGGTCGAACACGAGCCCAGCGGCGCCTTCTACGTCTGGGGCAACCTGGCCGGCCTGCCGGCGCCGCTGAACGACGGCATCGAGTTCTTCAAGGCGCTGCTCCAGGTCCAGGTCATCACGGTTCCGGGCGTCTTCTTCGACGTGAACCCCGGCCAGCGGCGCCGCAACGCCCGCTACCACAGCTACTGCCGGCTCAGCTTCGGTCCGTCGATGGAGACCCTGGAGCGCGGCATGGAGCGGATCGAGAAGCTGATCCGCGCCCATTCCTGA
- a CDS encoding acyl-CoA dehydrogenase family protein codes for MTLGPVLSHLLSAAPEPLSAGDDPSGWYRTFRDAVLVPREARAPDGAESAGQAHFGHGLLGGFLADRPAWAMVAGHQGAVRRLAWECGGLHLMPEGGIVAFCASEEGGAHPRAVHSSLVATSDGDYRLNGQKRWATLAPSATALLLIASVGREDGRNLLRALCVPSDRPGIGISPMDLGKRVTANPEVRHAVIDLNEVAVAPAELLGGDGYADAIKPFRTIEDLYIGAAMTAYNLALARRWGWPEEAVEDLLLLLVTAEALAFGPLDVPAAHLGVAALGRATARVRDAHAGYWDLVDGEAAAAWRRATSGGGVAARAKELRRQAAWRRLHA; via the coding sequence ATGACTCTCGGACCCGTCCTGAGTCATCTGCTCTCCGCGGCGCCAGAGCCGCTTTCGGCCGGCGACGATCCTTCCGGCTGGTACCGGACGTTCCGGGATGCGGTGCTGGTGCCCCGGGAGGCGCGGGCGCCGGACGGCGCGGAGTCGGCCGGCCAGGCACACTTCGGCCACGGTCTGCTCGGCGGCTTCCTGGCCGATCGGCCCGCCTGGGCGATGGTGGCCGGACACCAGGGAGCCGTTCGCCGGCTGGCCTGGGAGTGCGGCGGGCTGCATCTGATGCCGGAGGGCGGCATCGTCGCCTTCTGCGCCAGCGAGGAGGGCGGGGCGCATCCGCGGGCGGTTCATTCGTCGCTCGTGGCGACGTCGGATGGCGACTACCGCCTCAACGGTCAGAAGCGGTGGGCGACCCTGGCGCCGTCTGCTACCGCGCTCCTTCTGATCGCCTCGGTCGGCCGTGAAGACGGTCGCAACCTGCTGCGGGCGTTGTGCGTACCGAGCGACCGGCCGGGGATCGGGATCTCCCCGATGGACCTCGGGAAGAGAGTGACGGCGAACCCCGAGGTGCGCCACGCCGTGATCGATCTGAACGAAGTGGCGGTGGCACCGGCGGAGTTACTGGGAGGCGACGGCTACGCCGATGCGATCAAGCCCTTCCGGACGATCGAGGATCTCTACATCGGCGCCGCGATGACGGCGTACAACCTGGCGCTTGCCCGCCGGTGGGGCTGGCCGGAGGAGGCGGTGGAGGATCTGCTCCTGCTGCTGGTCACCGCGGAAGCTCTGGCCTTCGGCCCGCTGGATGTCCCGGCCGCCCATCTGGGAGTGGCGGCGCTCGGCCGCGCCACCGCCCGGGTGCGCGACGCGCATGCCGGGTACTGGGACCTGGTGGATGGCGAGGCAGCGGCGGCGTGGCGGCGCGCCACGTCGGGCGGCGGCGTCGCGGCCCGGGCCAAGGAACTCCGCCGGCAGGCGGCGTGGCGGCGGTTGCATGCTTGA
- a CDS encoding 3-deoxy-7-phosphoheptulonate synthase class II, translating to MDSWKPDSWKGADVRQQPTYGDPAAVDSVAARLAILPPLVTSWEVETLRSQLASAARGERFVLQGGDCAESFAECTSDSITAKLKILLQMSLVLTHSLKKRVIRIGRFAGQYAKPRSSDTETRNGETLPSYRGDLVNSLEFTAEAREPDPINLLRGYQRSALTLNFIRGLIDGGFADLHHPEYWNLDFVDHSQNAAEYQRRVESIADSLRFMETLAGVEVGQIDRVDFYTSHEALHLVYEQAQTRTVPRREGWYNLATHLPWIGLRTAFQGSAHIEYARGIRNPLGVKVGTGMKPADIAHLVDVLNPDGEEGRLALIHRCGTEKVAEELPPILQAVCATGKPVLWICDPMHGNTKSTGEGMKTRAFSAILSELEQAFDIHAANGTVLGGVHFELTGEDVTECVGGARGLDEQGLRRAYRSQVDPRLNYEQALEMALLVARKGAATS from the coding sequence ATGGACAGCTGGAAACCTGACTCCTGGAAGGGCGCCGACGTGCGCCAGCAACCGACTTACGGCGACCCGGCCGCGGTCGACTCCGTCGCGGCCCGGCTCGCCATCCTGCCGCCGCTCGTGACCTCGTGGGAAGTCGAGACGTTGAGGAGCCAGTTGGCTTCCGCGGCGCGCGGCGAGCGCTTCGTCCTCCAGGGCGGCGACTGTGCCGAGAGCTTCGCCGAGTGCACCTCCGACTCGATCACCGCGAAACTCAAGATCCTGCTGCAGATGAGCCTGGTGCTGACGCACAGTCTGAAGAAGCGGGTGATTCGTATCGGCCGGTTTGCCGGCCAGTACGCGAAACCTCGTTCATCGGATACGGAGACCCGGAACGGCGAGACGCTCCCCTCGTACCGGGGCGACCTGGTCAACTCGCTCGAGTTCACCGCCGAGGCGCGGGAACCCGATCCGATCAACCTGCTGCGCGGATACCAGCGATCCGCCCTGACCCTGAACTTCATCCGCGGCCTGATCGACGGCGGATTCGCCGATCTCCACCATCCCGAGTACTGGAACCTCGACTTCGTCGATCATTCCCAGAACGCCGCGGAGTATCAGCGCCGGGTCGAGTCGATTGCCGACTCCCTCCGGTTCATGGAGACGCTGGCCGGTGTCGAGGTGGGACAGATCGACCGGGTCGATTTCTATACGAGTCACGAAGCGCTGCACCTGGTCTACGAGCAGGCGCAGACCCGGACGGTTCCGAGGCGGGAGGGCTGGTACAACCTCGCGACCCACCTCCCATGGATCGGCCTCCGCACGGCGTTCCAGGGCTCGGCGCACATCGAGTACGCGCGGGGCATCCGCAACCCCCTCGGCGTCAAGGTGGGGACCGGGATGAAGCCGGCCGACATCGCCCATCTGGTCGACGTGCTGAACCCGGACGGCGAGGAGGGCCGGCTCGCTCTCATCCACCGCTGCGGCACGGAGAAGGTCGCCGAAGAACTGCCGCCGATCCTGCAGGCGGTGTGCGCGACCGGCAAGCCGGTGCTCTGGATCTGCGATCCGATGCACGGCAACACGAAGAGCACCGGAGAGGGCATGAAGACGCGGGCCTTCAGCGCCATCCTGTCGGAGCTGGAGCAGGCCTTCGACATTCACGCCGCGAACGGCACGGTCCTCGGCGGTGTGCACTTTGAGCTGACGGGCGAAGATGTGACGGAGTGCGTCGGCGGTGCCCGGGGTCTCGACGAGCAGGGGCTGAGGCGGGCCTACCGTTCGCAGGTCGACCCGAGGCTCAACTACGAGCAGGCGCTCGAGATGGCCCTGCTCGTGGCGCGCAAGGGGGCGGCCACTTCCTGA
- a CDS encoding TerB family tellurite resistance protein, protein MLDRIRSFFGERIDPERAGDPEARLRLAAAALMVEVMRADFDAAESEKEEVLAAVRRHLGLTERETAELVALAEEETEGSVCLYEFTRLIHESFDAERKRRLLEELWRVAFADRVLEAQEEFLIRKIANLLHVPHAAFVAARQRAKKHALGASG, encoded by the coding sequence ATGCTTGATCGCATCCGCAGCTTCTTCGGGGAGCGGATCGACCCGGAACGGGCAGGTGATCCGGAGGCTCGCCTGCGGCTGGCCGCGGCGGCGCTGATGGTCGAGGTGATGCGCGCCGACTTCGACGCCGCCGAATCCGAGAAGGAGGAAGTGCTCGCCGCGGTCCGACGCCACCTGGGGCTCACCGAGCGGGAGACGGCGGAGCTCGTGGCGCTGGCCGAGGAGGAGACCGAAGGTTCGGTTTGCCTGTACGAGTTCACCCGTCTCATCCATGAGTCCTTCGACGCGGAGCGCAAGCGCCGGCTGCTCGAGGAGCTGTGGCGGGTGGCCTTTGCCGATCGGGTGCTGGAGGCTCAGGAGGAGTTCCTGATTCGCAAGATCGCCAATCTGCTGCACGTTCCGCACGCGGCCTTTGTCGCCGCCAGGCAGAGGGCGAAGAAGCACGCCCTGGGAGCATCCGGATGA
- a CDS encoding PilZ domain-containing protein has product MSPASQSFRFRESRRLLREADVRLAVPGEDGEVSATTRDIATGGIFVSTPEPMPVGTTVHFVLQLGSEDEPAEVEGEATVVWVRSEAGGADQPAGMGMQFNRVEPPGEERLALLFSEEQTDGDVIPAAPVLEAEEDEDLDDEAEAPPEAVESEVPPRDALPDIDPPLAAREGAGDDEVDATLFGELTQDGEDDWMKPESRSRPWLWPAVGAAVLLVALVVFRGPLMRLVGVGGNPTEEATPAEAPSFEVSTLGAAAEAPPGALEAPPEALEAPPEAEEAPPEEVGDPSTASRLLVPLEEETPTVTAEARAEPVATPPPARAEPAASPPPARAEPGASPSPARPPTAAPAAPPASATALRSITARTAGERTVIEIVGNAPFERHHVMPLEAPPRLLVRLIGVGQAYDATAVSAPRLRGVRTGVHGRGATRNLHVVLDLAAADIAATVERRGDRVVVNLSD; this is encoded by the coding sequence ATGTCCCCGGCCAGTCAGAGTTTCCGCTTCCGCGAGTCGCGCCGTCTGCTACGTGAGGCGGACGTTCGTCTCGCTGTTCCCGGCGAGGACGGCGAAGTCTCCGCCACGACGCGGGACATCGCTACCGGGGGCATATTCGTGTCGACTCCGGAGCCGATGCCGGTCGGCACCACGGTGCACTTCGTGCTGCAGCTGGGGTCGGAGGACGAGCCGGCCGAGGTGGAGGGGGAGGCGACCGTCGTCTGGGTGCGCTCCGAGGCCGGCGGCGCCGACCAGCCGGCCGGGATGGGAATGCAGTTCAACCGCGTCGAACCGCCGGGAGAGGAGCGGCTGGCGCTGCTCTTCTCGGAGGAGCAGACGGACGGCGATGTGATTCCGGCCGCCCCCGTGCTCGAGGCGGAGGAGGACGAAGACCTGGACGACGAGGCCGAAGCGCCGCCGGAAGCGGTCGAGAGCGAGGTTCCGCCTCGCGACGCCCTGCCGGACATCGACCCGCCGCTGGCAGCGCGAGAGGGGGCCGGCGACGACGAGGTCGACGCCACGCTCTTCGGTGAGCTGACGCAGGACGGCGAAGACGACTGGATGAAGCCGGAGTCGAGGTCTCGCCCCTGGCTCTGGCCTGCTGTCGGTGCGGCCGTGCTCCTGGTTGCCCTGGTCGTCTTCCGCGGGCCATTGATGCGGCTGGTGGGAGTCGGCGGCAACCCCACGGAGGAGGCAACGCCGGCTGAAGCGCCTAGCTTCGAGGTTTCGACCCTTGGCGCGGCAGCGGAGGCCCCGCCGGGAGCTTTGGAGGCCCCACCGGAGGCATTGGAAGCCCCGCCGGAGGCGGAGGAGGCCCCACCGGAGGAAGTCGGGGATCCGTCGACGGCGAGCCGGCTGCTCGTGCCCCTGGAGGAAGAGACGCCGACCGTCACGGCCGAGGCGCGAGCGGAGCCTGTCGCCACTCCGCCGCCGGCGCGAGCTGAGCCTGCCGCGAGTCCGCCGCCGGCGCGAGCGGAGCCTGGCGCGAGTCCATCGCCGGCGCGACCGCCGACGGCTGCCCCGGCGGCGCCACCTGCCAGTGCGACCGCGCTGCGTTCGATCACCGCGAGGACGGCAGGTGAGCGGACGGTGATCGAGATCGTCGGCAACGCTCCCTTCGAACGCCACCACGTCATGCCGCTCGAAGCGCCTCCGAGGCTTCTCGTGCGGTTGATCGGCGTGGGCCAGGCCTATGACGCCACGGCGGTCAGCGCTCCCAGACTGCGCGGAGTGCGCACCGGCGTTCACGGCCGGGGCGCGACGCGGAACCTGCACGTCGTGCTCGATCTGGCCGCGGCCGACATCGCGGCGACCGTCGAGCGCCGGGGCGACCGGGTCGTCGTCAACCTCTCCGATTGA
- the murJ gene encoding murein biosynthesis integral membrane protein MurJ: protein MTRPGSAGRDGPRRAAGGAARVAAGMLASRVLGLVREAVVASLAGVGALMDVVSAAFRAPNVLQNLLGDQALSASFIPVYSRMVAEGRRREAGALAGAMFGLLFAAMGLLSLLGFVLAPLLVRLLLPGFVGDAEAVAAGMSTVDRLALTTTAVRICIPMAAAITLSAWCLGILNSHRRFLLPYLAPCFWNASVIGVVWFVAAGAMGGEAERIESLALAVCWGGLLGGLLQFAVQLPSVLRVTVGLRPSLSLRAPGVRKTLTNLWPAIAGRGVGQLGAYVDLLLGSLLAQGALGALTLGQRLYLLPIGLFGVSVAAAELPELARLRGDGEDRSRTAAARARASLAAMSFLVSPTLVGYLALGIGIVGAVYRRGEFGVADQWLVFFVLAAYSLGLLASSASRLLQSVFFSFGDTRSPARIAAMRLAVAAGLGAVLMIWLDRISVVEVAPAGWLGPVAPEAALRLGAVGLALASAAGSWLELALLLRRLRRREVPVRAPWRAWGRHLPLAMLCLAPWAATQTLVPGPPWIAGVVPVVGFAVTYLVAANALKVPEARTLRRWLLETRRRSST, encoded by the coding sequence TTGACCCGGCCGGGATCCGCCGGAAGAGATGGCCCGCGGCGCGCCGCGGGTGGAGCGGCGCGGGTCGCCGCGGGCATGCTGGCCAGCCGGGTCCTCGGCTTGGTGCGAGAGGCCGTCGTTGCGAGTCTTGCCGGGGTCGGCGCCCTGATGGATGTCGTCTCGGCGGCGTTCAGGGCGCCCAACGTGCTGCAGAACCTGCTCGGGGACCAGGCACTGTCGGCATCCTTCATCCCGGTCTACAGCCGCATGGTCGCCGAGGGGAGGCGGCGAGAGGCCGGGGCCCTGGCTGGCGCGATGTTCGGTCTGCTGTTCGCGGCGATGGGACTGCTCAGTCTGCTCGGTTTCGTTCTGGCGCCGTTGCTCGTGCGGCTCCTCCTCCCTGGCTTCGTCGGCGATGCCGAAGCGGTGGCGGCAGGGATGTCGACCGTCGACCGCCTGGCGCTGACCACGACGGCGGTACGCATCTGCATCCCGATGGCGGCGGCGATCACCCTTTCGGCCTGGTGTCTGGGGATCCTGAACAGCCATCGCCGGTTCCTGCTGCCTTACCTGGCGCCGTGTTTCTGGAACGCGAGCGTGATCGGCGTCGTCTGGTTCGTTGCGGCCGGCGCCATGGGTGGCGAAGCCGAGAGGATCGAGTCGCTGGCGCTCGCCGTCTGCTGGGGCGGCCTGCTCGGCGGACTGCTGCAGTTCGCGGTGCAACTGCCGTCCGTGCTGAGGGTCACCGTCGGCCTGCGTCCTTCACTCAGCCTGCGGGCGCCGGGCGTGCGCAAGACGCTGACCAACCTGTGGCCGGCGATCGCGGGTCGCGGTGTGGGACAACTGGGCGCCTACGTCGACCTCCTGCTTGGCTCCCTCCTGGCGCAGGGCGCACTGGGCGCCCTGACGCTCGGCCAACGCCTGTACCTGCTTCCGATCGGCCTGTTCGGCGTCTCGGTGGCGGCTGCCGAGCTGCCCGAGCTGGCGCGGCTGCGGGGCGACGGCGAGGACCGGTCGCGAACGGCTGCGGCGCGCGCCCGGGCTTCCTTGGCCGCAATGTCCTTCCTGGTGTCGCCGACCCTGGTCGGCTACCTCGCTCTGGGGATCGGAATCGTCGGCGCCGTCTACCGACGTGGCGAGTTCGGAGTCGCCGACCAATGGCTCGTGTTCTTCGTGCTTGCCGCGTACTCGCTGGGCCTGCTCGCGTCCAGCGCTTCGCGCTTGCTGCAGAGCGTGTTCTTCTCGTTCGGAGACACCCGGAGTCCGGCCCGAATCGCGGCCATGCGGCTGGCCGTCGCGGCCGGCCTCGGCGCCGTGCTGATGATCTGGCTCGACCGGATCTCCGTGGTGGAGGTCGCGCCGGCGGGCTGGCTGGGACCCGTCGCACCGGAGGCCGCGCTTCGGCTTGGCGCGGTCGGCCTGGCCCTGGCCTCTGCGGCCGGCAGTTGGCTGGAGCTGGCGCTCCTGTTGCGCCGGCTGCGGCGGCGGGAGGTGCCGGTACGGGCGCCCTGGCGGGCGTGGGGCCGGCACTTGCCCCTCGCGATGCTGTGCCTTGCTCCGTGGGCGGCGACGCAGACCCTCGTGCCGGGTCCGCCCTGGATCGCCGGCGTCGTTCCGGTCGTCGGTTTCGCCGTCACGTATCTGGTCGCTGCGAACGCGCTCAAGGTGCCTGAGGCGCGGACCCTGCGGCGCTGGTTGCTCGAAACCCGGCGCCGGTCCTCGACGTAG
- a CDS encoding tetratricopeptide repeat protein has translation MRTGNIEPRVERRRLSRAAVGTILAGLAFGCASTGVREAGESALHREMERRGVARVVVPFALNEDMAAWTHRSVDETSREARLDALVEAVMDTSLLGVQYETGRTGSAIDVFRSRTANCLAFTQMFVGMARELDLAAYFVEVTHVESFERSGDLIVVSDHVAVGFGPRHAMRVIDFGRREEEKGWRVTPISDLTATALFYSNRGAEALRAERLDEAVAWLEDSVRIDPELASAWVNLGVAQRRSGDAGAAEKSYRRALEIDPRASSALANLAVLLRLGGRTAEAEELLRLTATTRNRNPFTYIALGDLSLRYGRLDEAERFYTRARRLGPDEAAPAAALGEVLLRRGERRAAEKLLRRAQRLQTEGDRRVDRLARLLSGA, from the coding sequence GTGAGGACGGGAAACATCGAACCGCGGGTCGAGCGCCGCCGCTTGAGTCGTGCGGCTGTGGGGACGATCCTCGCCGGGCTGGCTTTCGGATGTGCTTCGACCGGCGTGCGGGAGGCCGGCGAGAGCGCGCTGCACCGAGAAATGGAGCGCCGCGGCGTCGCTCGGGTCGTCGTGCCGTTCGCCTTGAACGAGGACATGGCCGCGTGGACTCATCGATCCGTCGACGAGACGTCACGAGAGGCGCGCCTCGACGCTCTGGTGGAAGCCGTGATGGACACTTCGCTTCTCGGAGTGCAGTACGAAACCGGCCGTACGGGCTCCGCGATCGACGTGTTCAGGAGCCGGACGGCGAACTGCCTGGCTTTCACGCAGATGTTCGTCGGCATGGCGCGCGAACTGGATCTGGCGGCGTACTTCGTCGAGGTGACCCACGTGGAGAGCTTCGAGCGCTCCGGGGACCTGATCGTCGTGTCCGATCACGTCGCGGTCGGGTTCGGGCCGCGGCATGCGATGCGGGTGATCGACTTCGGTCGTCGCGAGGAGGAGAAGGGCTGGAGGGTGACCCCGATCAGTGACCTGACCGCCACCGCGCTCTTCTACTCGAACCGCGGCGCCGAGGCCCTCCGCGCGGAGCGGCTGGACGAGGCGGTGGCCTGGCTCGAGGACTCGGTGCGGATCGACCCCGAACTCGCCTCCGCCTGGGTCAACCTGGGAGTGGCCCAGCGGCGGAGCGGCGACGCCGGCGCAGCGGAGAAGAGCTACCGGCGGGCGCTCGAGATCGATCCGCGAGCCAGCTCGGCGCTCGCGAACCTGGCGGTGCTGCTGCGACTCGGCGGCCGCACGGCCGAGGCCGAGGAACTGCTCCGGTTGACGGCGACGACACGCAACCGAAACCCGTTCACGTACATCGCTCTGGGCGATCTGAGCCTGCGCTACGGCCGCCTGGACGAGGCGGAGCGCTTCTACACGAGGGCGCGACGGCTTGGGCCGGACGAGGCGGCGCCGGCGGCCGCATTGGGCGAGGTGCTGCTGCGCCGCGGCGAGCGCAGGGCGGCCGAGAAGCTCCTCCGCCGGGCGCAGCGGCTGCAGACCGAGGGCGACCGGCGCGTCGATCGGCTGGCCCGCCTGCTGTCGGGCGCCTGA
- a CDS encoding queuosine precursor transporter — MTEASSAPKQASPDLHPIEASALHARRERVFLILAGLFLGSMTMLNILGVTRFLDLSFTVFGLRIPMPLAVGVLPYPLTFLCTDFISEIYGRRRANFLVWVGFLVNIWLAIVLWLGGALPGFDSPVPGPDGRLPIFFEIRTMTLGVIAASMIAYLSAQLCDVWVFHFWKRLTKGRHLWLRNNGSTVVSQFVDSFSVITITHFAAGAIPVDSGEPIWPQLWVFIGTAYVFKFLAAAVDTLPFYLGTRWLRRYLQIEDGEPR, encoded by the coding sequence ATGACCGAAGCTTCCTCGGCCCCGAAACAAGCGTCTCCGGATCTTCACCCGATCGAAGCTAGCGCGCTGCACGCGCGCCGGGAGCGGGTCTTTCTCATCCTTGCGGGCCTGTTCCTCGGCTCGATGACGATGCTCAACATCCTGGGCGTGACACGTTTCCTGGACCTGAGCTTCACCGTGTTCGGCCTGCGCATCCCGATGCCCCTGGCGGTCGGCGTGCTGCCCTATCCCCTGACCTTCCTGTGCACGGACTTCATCTCCGAGATCTACGGGCGAAGGCGGGCCAACTTCCTGGTCTGGGTCGGCTTCCTCGTCAACATCTGGTTGGCCATCGTGCTGTGGCTGGGCGGAGCACTGCCGGGTTTCGACTCGCCGGTGCCGGGCCCCGATGGCCGGCTGCCGATCTTCTTCGAGATCCGGACGATGACCCTGGGCGTGATCGCGGCGTCGATGATCGCCTACCTGAGCGCTCAGCTTTGCGACGTCTGGGTGTTCCACTTCTGGAAGCGGCTGACGAAGGGCCGGCACCTGTGGTTGCGCAACAACGGCTCGACGGTGGTCAGCCAGTTCGTCGACTCGTTCTCCGTGATCACGATCACCCACTTCGCGGCCGGCGCCATCCCGGTGGACAGCGGTGAGCCGATCTGGCCGCAGTTGTGGGTGTTCATCGGCACGGCATACGTGTTCAAGTTCCTGGCGGCGGCGGTGGACACGCTGCCGTTCTATCTCGGCACTCGCTGGTTGCGGCGCTATCTCCAGATCGAGGACGGCGAGCCGCGCTAG